The Gammaproteobacteria bacterium genome has a segment encoding these proteins:
- the metH gene encoding methionine synthase codes for MSLNGDRHARFRALEQLLDKRIAILDGAMGTMLQRVGLEEADYRGSRLVAWPKDLRGNHDLLTLTRPDVIAGVHRQFLEAGADVIETNTFNSTAPSQGDYGLGELVGELNLAGARLARTVADEVAAASGVPRFVAGVLGPTNRTASLSPDVNDPAFRNISFRELVTTYGEAARNLLAGGADFLMVETVFDTLNARAALYAIAELAEALGEPVPVMVSGTITDASGRTLSGQTAEAFWNSVRHANPFMMGLNCALGAEDLRPYVAELSRVADTRFSVHPNAGLPNEFGGYDDTPAHMARVLGEFAESGYLNMVGGCCGTTPEHIAAIRAAVVRAKPRTVPTVPPALRLAGLEPLNITADSLFVNVGERTNVTGSAQFRKLITADDYPAALVVARQQVESGAQIIDVNMDEGMLDSTAAMDRFLKLVAGEPDIARVPVMVDSSRWEAIETGLQCVQGKSIVNSISLKEGEEAFLRQAREIRRHGAAVVVMAFDEQGQADSVARRVAICERSFGLLTGRAGFRAEDIIFDPNIFAVATGIEEHANYGRDFIDATRLIKERLPGVRVSGGVSNVSFSFRGNDRVREAMHSVFLYHAIQAGMDMGIVNAGQLAIYEEIPAELRDAVEDVILNRRADATERLLEIAARYRDDGGTKAVAADTAWREWPVERRLSHALVKGIDEFIVADTEEARLKAVRPLDVIEGPLMDGMNVVGDLFGAGKMFLPQVVKSARVMKRGVAHLVPFIEKEQAGGLRRLGRIVMATVKGDVHDIGKNIVGVVLQCNNFEVVDLGVMVPCEKILQAAREQQADIIGLSGLITPSLDEMVNVAREMKRQGMQLPLLIGGATTSPAHTSVKIDPEYDGAVVYVKDASRSVGIAQKLITAGERERFTAEAKEDCRLRRQRHSHKGRQAPQLTLAEARRNKARVEFGTPAVPNRPGVQVFDPVPLDTLLGYIDWMPFFNAWEFHGRFPDLLSDPTVGEAASGLYRDARALLATIVAERWLTARAVIGLFPANSVGDDDIAVYADEARNEPVAVLHQLRQQRGKPEGQPHFCLADFIAPRESGVRDYIGAFAVTAGIGVERRVAAFERAHDDYNAILLKALADRLAEASAEYFHEQVRRLHWGYAADERLTADDLVREAYRGIRPAPGYPACPDHTEKATLWRLLDVERRTGIELTEGYAMLPAAAVSGWYFAHPQAQYFAVGKIGRDQVEDYARRKGMAVPTMERWLAAALGYDAAAA; via the coding sequence GCTCGAACAGCTGCTCGACAAACGCATTGCAATCCTCGACGGCGCGATGGGGACCATGCTCCAGCGCGTCGGGCTGGAGGAAGCGGATTACCGCGGCAGTCGTCTCGTCGCCTGGCCGAAGGACCTGCGTGGCAACCACGATCTGCTGACCCTGACGCGGCCGGACGTCATCGCCGGCGTGCACCGGCAGTTCCTCGAGGCGGGCGCGGACGTGATCGAGACCAACACGTTCAACTCGACCGCCCCGTCGCAGGGCGACTACGGGCTCGGCGAGCTGGTCGGCGAACTGAATCTGGCCGGCGCCCGGCTCGCGCGCACGGTGGCGGACGAGGTAGCCGCCGCGAGCGGCGTGCCGCGTTTCGTGGCCGGAGTGCTCGGGCCGACCAACCGGACTGCGTCGCTGTCGCCGGATGTGAACGATCCGGCTTTCCGCAACATCAGTTTTCGCGAACTCGTGACTACCTACGGCGAGGCGGCCCGCAACCTGCTGGCCGGTGGCGCGGACTTCCTGATGGTGGAAACGGTCTTCGACACGCTCAACGCGCGCGCCGCCCTCTACGCGATTGCGGAGCTTGCCGAGGCGCTCGGCGAGCCGGTGCCGGTCATGGTGTCGGGCACGATCACGGACGCATCCGGCCGCACGCTCTCCGGCCAGACCGCCGAGGCGTTCTGGAACTCGGTCCGCCACGCGAACCCCTTCATGATGGGGCTGAACTGCGCGCTCGGTGCCGAGGATCTGCGCCCCTACGTGGCGGAGCTCTCGCGCGTAGCCGACACGCGCTTCAGCGTGCACCCCAACGCGGGCCTGCCGAACGAGTTCGGCGGTTACGACGACACTCCGGCGCACATGGCCCGGGTGCTCGGCGAATTCGCCGAATCGGGTTACCTGAATATGGTCGGTGGCTGCTGCGGCACGACCCCGGAGCACATCGCCGCGATACGCGCGGCGGTCGTCCGGGCGAAGCCGCGTACGGTGCCGACGGTGCCGCCCGCCCTGCGCCTTGCCGGCCTCGAGCCGCTCAACATCACCGCGGACTCGCTCTTCGTCAACGTCGGTGAGCGCACCAACGTCACCGGTTCGGCGCAGTTTCGCAAGCTCATCACCGCGGACGACTACCCGGCTGCGCTCGTGGTGGCGCGGCAACAGGTGGAGAGCGGGGCGCAGATCATCGACGTCAACATGGACGAGGGCATGCTCGACTCGACCGCGGCCATGGACCGGTTCCTGAAGCTCGTGGCCGGCGAGCCCGACATCGCACGGGTGCCCGTGATGGTCGACTCCTCGAGGTGGGAGGCGATCGAGACCGGGCTGCAATGCGTCCAGGGCAAGTCGATCGTCAACTCGATCAGCCTCAAGGAGGGCGAGGAGGCGTTCCTGCGGCAGGCGCGCGAGATCCGCCGCCATGGTGCAGCCGTGGTGGTGATGGCCTTCGACGAGCAGGGGCAGGCCGACTCGGTGGCCCGGCGCGTGGCGATCTGCGAACGCTCCTTCGGCCTGCTGACCGGGCGCGCGGGTTTCCGCGCCGAAGACATCATCTTCGACCCGAACATCTTCGCGGTGGCCACCGGCATCGAGGAGCATGCGAACTACGGCCGGGACTTCATCGACGCCACGCGCCTGATCAAGGAGCGGCTGCCGGGCGTGCGGGTGAGCGGCGGCGTGTCGAACGTCTCGTTCTCCTTCCGCGGCAACGACCGCGTGCGCGAGGCGATGCACTCGGTGTTCCTCTATCACGCGATCCAGGCCGGGATGGACATGGGCATCGTGAATGCCGGCCAGCTCGCGATCTACGAGGAGATCCCGGCCGAGCTGCGCGACGCCGTGGAGGACGTGATTCTGAACCGGCGCGCCGACGCGACCGAGCGGCTGCTCGAGATCGCCGCACGCTACCGCGACGACGGCGGGACGAAGGCAGTGGCAGCGGATACCGCGTGGCGGGAGTGGCCCGTGGAACGGCGCCTGTCGCATGCGCTGGTGAAGGGTATCGACGAGTTCATCGTCGCCGATACCGAGGAGGCGCGTCTGAAGGCGGTCAGGCCGCTTGACGTGATCGAAGGCCCGCTGATGGACGGCATGAACGTGGTGGGCGATCTGTTCGGCGCGGGCAAGATGTTTCTCCCGCAGGTCGTGAAGTCCGCCCGCGTGATGAAGCGCGGGGTCGCGCACCTGGTGCCCTTCATCGAGAAGGAGCAGGCCGGTGGCCTGCGTCGGCTCGGCCGCATCGTGATGGCGACCGTGAAGGGCGACGTGCACGACATCGGCAAGAACATCGTCGGCGTGGTGCTCCAGTGCAACAACTTCGAGGTGGTGGACCTCGGGGTGATGGTGCCCTGCGAGAAGATCCTGCAGGCCGCACGCGAGCAGCAGGCCGACATCATCGGGCTGTCCGGCCTGATCACGCCCTCGCTCGACGAGATGGTCAACGTGGCCCGCGAAATGAAGCGCCAGGGGATGCAGCTGCCGCTGCTCATCGGCGGGGCCACGACCTCGCCTGCGCACACGTCGGTGAAGATCGACCCGGAGTATGACGGCGCGGTGGTGTACGTGAAGGATGCCTCGCGCTCGGTCGGGATTGCGCAGAAGCTCATCACCGCGGGCGAACGCGAGCGCTTTACCGCCGAGGCGAAGGAAGACTGCCGCCTGCGCCGCCAGCGCCATTCGCACAAGGGCCGGCAGGCCCCGCAACTCACGCTTGCCGAGGCCCGCCGCAACAAGGCGCGTGTCGAATTCGGCACGCCGGCGGTCCCGAACCGCCCCGGCGTCCAGGTGTTCGACCCGGTGCCGCTCGACACGCTGCTCGGTTACATCGACTGGATGCCATTCTTCAACGCCTGGGAGTTCCATGGCCGCTTTCCGGATCTGCTGAGCGACCCGACCGTCGGCGAAGCGGCGAGCGGCCTGTACCGCGACGCCCGGGCCTTGCTCGCCACCATCGTCGCGGAGCGCTGGCTCACCGCGCGGGCCGTGATCGGCCTGTTCCCCGCCAACAGCGTCGGCGACGACGACATCGCCGTCTACGCGGACGAGGCGCGCAACGAGCCGGTTGCGGTCCTGCACCAGTTGCGCCAGCAGCGCGGCAAGCCCGAGGGCCAGCCGCACTTCTGTCTTGCCGACTTCATCGCGCCGCGTGAATCGGGAGTGCGCGACTACATTGGAGCGTTCGCGGTGACCGCCGGCATCGGTGTCGAGCGCAGGGTTGCCGCCTTCGAGCGCGCCCATGATGATTACAACGCGATCCTGCTCAAGGCGCTCGCCGACCGGCTGGCCGAGGCGAGCGCGGAGTACTTTCACGAGCAGGTGCGCAGGCTGCACTGGGGCTATGCGGCGGACGAGCGGCTGACCGCGGACGATCTGGTCCGCGAAGCGTATCGCGGCATTCGCCCGGCGCCCGGCTATCCGGCCTGTCCCGACCATACGGAAAAAGCGACGCTCTGGCGCCTGCTCGACGTCGAGCGCAGAACCGGCATCGAACTGACCGAGGGCTACGCGATGCTGCCGGCGGCAGCGGTCAGCGGCTGGTACTTCGCGCATCCGCAGGCGCAGTACTTCGCGGTCGGCAAAATCGGGCGCGACCAGGTCGAGGACTACGCGCGGCGCAAGGGCATGGCGGTGCCGACCATGGAACGCTGGCTGGCTGCCGCGTTGGGCTACGACGCCGCGGCGGCCTGA